In Alicyclobacillus acidocaldarius subsp. acidocaldarius DSM 446, the genomic window GGCGCGACGGACCACCTGGGATCAGATTGGGTTGCAATTTCCGGAAAGGATCGTTCGTTTTCAGGTGGTAGATCAAGATGAATGGGAAACTGTGATTAACAGTTTATTTTCATGAAATTCCTTAAAAAGGAGGAATAGATATAGATGTCGGTCTGGATGTTAAATGATGATCAATATCAGTTGATATTGGCCGTGTGTGAAGGAGCTCACGACGAACAAGCGTTAGCTGAAAAACTGAAATGGAGTCCTCAACAAGTAACTGATATAGTTCGCAGTCTTATCAATCCTATACCGGGATGTCCCTATGGATTGGTAAACGCTAGACTATCGCGAATTGGTTCGTCACCCATAGAACATGCTCGCGATATAAAACTCACACCTTTAGGCCAACAAGTTTGTAAGAACAAAAGTAAGAATATCCAATACCCCTAATTTAACTTTGGGATAATATTTCATAAACATTTCAGGATACAAGCCCAACCGCCCTTCATCGCCCCCACTGTTGGGGGCGATGCTTTATGGACACGACACTGGTATTTGCGGCAAAGCGCGGCGACCAGGACGCTTTCGCCGCACTCTATCGTGAATTCCGCGTCAGGGTCTGGAGTTGGATACGAAACTACTGGATACCCGGAGCCGACCGCGAGGATCTGATGCAGCACGCGTGGATCGGGTTCTGGGAGGCCATACGAGACTACGACGTTCGCGGTAAAGTGCCGTTTCTGGCGTTTGCGAAGATGTGCGTCGTGCGCGAGATCCAAACGGTGCTGCGGATGGCGCGCAGGCAAAAGCACACAACACACTTGACAGCGCTGTCGCTTGACGCGGAGTGCCCATGGATCGAGGACGCAGAGCGCACGGTGCTGGACGTGTTCGTCGATCCCGCGGCACCGAGCGTAGAGGATGTGGTGTTCGGACCGCCTAAGGGCGTGTCCGCGGAAGAACTCGTGGCATGGGCCGAGCGGCACTGGGGGCTGAGATTGACGGAGCTCGAGCGCGAGGTGTGGCGGTTGCGGATCGAGGGGCATTCGTATGCGGAGATCCAGCGGATGTTAGGATGCGGATATAAGACGGTGGACAATGCGGTGCAGCGGCTGAGGAAAAAAGCGCGAAAGGCACTTGCGCGTCAAGAACAAGCAGCGTCGTGATGTGCATGGCACCCGCATATGTCGAAGGCATATGACGGTAGACGCATATTGCCCCATGTGGTAAGATAATCATGAACATAGCAGGAGGGTTAACCCCTCCTGCGCTTAGGGTGTGGCTTCCCCGCCTTTCGGTCGGCGCCTGGGCGGGGATTGCCGTTTAATGCCCGCAGGATATCTGCAAGCGCATAGCCCATTTGGGCTAGGCTCCAGCCTATCGCCACGAGCATTGCAGCAACATGTTGCCACATCCCTCTCACCCCCTTTCGACAAAGGGGGTGCAAGGAGAGGGTTTCCCTCCCAAGACCAGCCTATCACTTGTGCACGGATTTTTCAATAGATTTTGGATGATGTGTTTTCTGGCGCCAGGTAAAGGTGTATATTTGAACTGAAGGTAGACTTAAGATCGAGAGGGGGCTTGTGCATGACCGTGCATACCGTGTTTGTGTACGGCACATTGAGGAAGGGCCAACGCAATCGAGCGGTGATGGAACCGTATCTGGTAGCTGATTTGGGTGAAGGTCAAATCCGCGGCGCGATGTACGACCTCGGGCGTTCCCGGCGGTGACGCTGGAGGAGGACGGTGTGGTCGCGGGCGAGTGGGTCAGGGTGAAAGACGAGGGTCTTGCGCGGCTCGATCGGCTGGAGAGTTATCCAAGCTTTTACGATCGGGCGATCGTTTCAGACACCGCAAACGGGCTGCGTGGATGGGTGTACTGCATGGCGAGGCGCAAAGTGGATGGGTACGAACGAGTGGAGAGCGGGGACTGGGTGGCGTATCAGGCGAACAGGTTGGTGGCACGGAGATGAGTGGGTGGCTGATACAGCGCTGGCAATTTGGGTAGTGCTCGCTTTGGGCTGAGCAGACGAAAATCGTGGTACCGGGTACCACAATTTTAATGACAAGGCGTCGTAAATTCGGGACATCATGTCCCGAATTTACGTGGAGGTCTGTGGAGCAAGGTACAAACCGAAATGCGGCTCCCCGGGAGCCACATTTTTTTGAGCGGCAAATGGTCGGAGACGGTAGCACAGAATATCGGATTGTCTGAAACGCGAATTTTGTCGTGCAATCCCCCTCTAATCGAGAGGGGGGTTTCTTTATGTGTGAATCCGACATCACCATGCAGGAACTCATCGAGGAGTATCGACTTAATCGGCGCCTACTCTTGGCGCGCTTGCGGGAAATGGATCGTTCGGCGCGTGAGCGGCAGCGAACGCTCCAACGCATCCGGTCGATGTCTTGGCCGAAGTGGCTCCGGCTCGATCTGGAGCAATACGCGGACACGAAGGATCGGCAGTACTTGGAGGTTTTCGTCTACCAGGCAGAAGCGGTGTGGGAAAGCCTGACGCCCAAGCAGCAGGTGGCGGTGCAGGAAATTCGTCGGGTCATTCAAGAGCTGCGCGAGGAGGAGATGGATCGCTCGTATCTGCGCAGCATGGCTCGGGACATGTTGTTCACGTTGGCGCAGATGAGCCGATACGGCGCGGTCCAAGAGCGGTTGTTGTGGGAACGGGAGGAGTTGTCGCGTCATCGGGTGACGCGTGCGGCGGCGGTGCAGGAGGCGCTGGAGCGCTTGGCGGCGCAGGAGTCCTTCGAGGACGAGTTGCTCGCGTTGCTCTCGGGCGAAGCGGAGGAGCGCCCTAGGGTACGCGTGTCGTTTCATCAGTTGTCGCCGCAGCAGCGCGAGGCGCTGAAGCTGGCGTTGCAGGGGTTTAGCCGGAAGGAGATCGCGGAGATGCTGCATGTGCGCAAAGGCACGGCGGACGTGCATGTGCGGCGCGGGCGGAAGAAGTTCAAAAACGGGGTGCAGTTGGCGCTCGATTTGGGGGACGAAGAGATATGACGTTGGAACAAACGGCGCGAGTCATCCTTCTGGCTGTCGCGCTCGCCGTGTTATCCCACGAACTCGGCCACGCCTGCGCCGCCTGGCTGGTCGGCGCGCGCGTGTGTCGATTCCGTTATGGGTGGGGGCCGATTCTCGTGCGTTTGGGTGTGTTGGAATGGCGACTGCTGCCGATCGCCGGCGCGGTGGAGACGGAACGTGTCGACGGCTGGCGTGAGTTTGTGATTGCGCTCGGCGGGGTGTTCGGGCAGTGGATTGCGTGGCCGTTGGTCGAGATCCTGTCACCGATGGTAGGGGTGTGGGTTTGGATTTTGTGCGTCCTTGGGACGGTGCGACTGGTCGCGTTGCTGATTATGGCGGGGAAGGAGAAAACGCCGTGACAGATCCGTTGATTATTTCGGCGTTGAAGTTGGCGCGCAAAGCGCGCATCGACGGCAATCGGGCAGAAGTGCCCGTGGAAGAGATGCTGCAATTGCGTCAGCTAGTGATAAACGAAATCATCCGTCTGCTGGTTGCGTTCGGGTGGAGCGAGACAATGCACGAGAAAAATCGAGTGGCTGTCTACACCAAAGGCAAGCGCGATGTGTGGGTGCCGCTTGATCCAACATTTGCAGACTGGGGACTGCGAGTTACCGAGGTTTTGCAGGAATTGTTCAGATAAGCGTAGAAGCGCCGCCCGATCTCTGTTCGAGAACCAGGCGGCGCTTGCTGTCAGGATGTCGTCGAAGTCGTGTTCGTATTTTGAAAGACAAATCAGTCCGCTGTCCTGCTTGGGACAGCGGACTGCATGTTTCGCGGAGCATTTCAACAAGTTTGTTTTCGATGGTATCGGGAACTGGCTCGAAGACCATCTTCTCTTTGATGCGACCGTCCTCGAAGACGAAGTTGACACAAACCTTCTGCTTGCCGTTGTCGTCGCGACGGATGATTGAGCCAAACTTCTTCGGCTTGGCCTCTTCGCCTTCCGGGAAGGTCACAAAATACGGGCCGTCGATCTGCGTCAGATAAATTAGACGTAGGTAATGTTGTCCATATCATCC contains:
- a CDS encoding sigma-70 family RNA polymerase sigma factor, with the protein product MDTTLVFAAKRGDQDAFAALYREFRVRVWSWIRNYWIPGADREDLMQHAWIGFWEAIRDYDVRGKVPFLAFAKMCVVREIQTVLRMARRQKHTTHLTALSLDAECPWIEDAERTVLDVFVDPAAPSVEDVVFGPPKGVSAEELVAWAERHWGLRLTELEREVWRLRIEGHSYAEIQRMLGCGYKTVDNAVQRLRKKARKALARQEQAAS
- a CDS encoding sigma factor-like helix-turn-helix DNA-binding protein, translating into MCESDITMQELIEEYRLNRRLLLARLREMDRSARERQRTLQRIRSMSWPKWLRLDLEQYADTKDRQYLEVFVYQAEAVWESLTPKQQVAVQEIRRVIQELREEEMDRSYLRSMARDMLFTLAQMSRYGAVQERLLWEREELSRHRVTRAAAVQEALERLAAQESFEDELLALLSGEAEERPRVRVSFHQLSPQQREALKLALQGFSRKEIAEMLHVRKGTADVHVRRGRKKFKNGVQLALDLGDEEI
- a CDS encoding site-2 protease family protein — its product is MTLEQTARVILLAVALAVLSHELGHACAAWLVGARVCRFRYGWGPILVRLGVLEWRLLPIAGAVETERVDGWREFVIALGGVFGQWIAWPLVEILSPMVGVWVWILCVLGTVRLVALLIMAGKEKTP